Proteins from one Chlorocebus sabaeus isolate Y175 unplaced genomic scaffold, mChlSab1.0.hap1 unalloc_scaffold_1565, whole genome shotgun sequence genomic window:
- the LOC140711120 gene encoding transmembrane channel-like protein 5 has product MSAYYRNNRSEEDPDYPDYPDYSGSQNRMQGYLKTQGYPDVPSPLNNPDYPGPRNNPYSVASRTHPDYPGSLAEPNYPGSLSNPDYSGTRSNAYSAASRTSPDHPTSLPEPDYSEFQSHPYHQASSRQPDYLGSQRNPDFAGSSSSGNYARSRTHPDHFGSLEPDYPGAQSNSDHPGPRANLNHPGSRRNLEHTSFRINPYTDSLGKPDYPGADIQPNSPPFFGEPDYPGAEDNQNLPSTWREPDYSDAENGHDYDSSETPKMTRG; this is encoded by the coding sequence ATGTCTGCCTACTACAGGAATAACAGGTCTGAGGAAGACCCAGATTACCCAGATTACCCTGACTATTCAGGGTCTCAGAACCGTATGCAGGGGTATTTGAAAACTCAGGGTTATCCAGATGTTCCAAGTCCTCTGAACAATCCAGACTACCCTGGCCCCAGGAACAATCCATACTCTGTAGCCTCCAGAACACATCCAGACTATCCTGGGTCTCTGGCAGAACCAAATTATCCTGGATCTCTGAGTAATCCAGACTATTCTGGCACCAGAAGCAATGCATACTCTGCAGCCTCTAGAACAAGCCCAGACCATCCTACCTCTCTACCAGAGCCAGATTATAGTGAATTTCAGAGTCATCCATACCACCAAGCATCATCCAGACAGCCAGACTACCTTGGATCTCAACGAAATCCTGATTTTGCAGGCTCCAGCAGCAGTGGAAACTATGCACGCTCCAGAACACATCCAGATCATTTTGGCTCCTTAGAACCAGACTACCCTGGAGCTCAGAGCAACTCTGATCATCCTGGACCTAGAGCCAATTTGAACCATCCAGGCTCCAGAAGGAATCTAGAACATACAAGTTTTAGAATCAATCCGTACACAGACTCTCTGGGAAAGCCTGATTACCCAGGCGCTGACATTCAACCTAACTCTCCACCCTTTTTTGGGGAGCCAGACTATCCCGGCGCTGAGGACAATCAGAACTTGCCAAGCACTTGGAGAGAACCTGATTATTCAGATGCTGAGAATGGTCATGATTATGACTCTTCTGAGACCCCAAAGATGACCAGGGGGTAA